The following coding sequences lie in one Pseudorca crassidens isolate mPseCra1 chromosome 2, mPseCra1.hap1, whole genome shotgun sequence genomic window:
- the MINDY1 gene encoding ubiquitin carboxyl-terminal hydrolase MINDY-1 isoform X1 has translation MEHHEPEHPVRGEARTAEVVVPENHEVLSEPSEPPQDKDAEEADGAAGEQEPVDEALLPAQGQGNLESPPPDASSSQEGPAQGTQPEVETAGACSWPQELPQSPRARQPELDFYCVKWIPWKGERTPIITQSTNGPCPLIAIMNILFLQWKVKLPPQKEVIASDELMAHLGDCLLSIKPQEKSEGLQLNFQQNVDDAMTVLPKLATGLDVNVRFTGVSDFEYTPECSIFDLLGIPLYHGWLVDPQSPEAVSAVGKLSYNQLVEKIITCKHSSDTNLVTEGLIAEQFLETTAAQLTYHGLCELTTAAKEGELSVFFRNNHFSTMTKHKGHLYLLVTDQGFLQEEQVVWESLHNVDGDSCFCDSDFHLSHSLGKGPGAEGGSGSPEKQRQVDQDYLIALSLQQQPSSQGTLGLSDLELAQQLQQEEYQQHQAAQPVAARALLPQGRGAAFGRPAAERRQRPKQESDCVLL, from the exons ATGGAACACCATGAGCCTGAGCATCCAGTCCGTGGTGAGGCCAGGACTGCGGAAGTGGTCGTCCCTGAAAACCATGAGGTCCTGTCAGAACCCAGTGAGCCCCCTCAGGATAAGGATGCCGAAGAGGCTGATGGGGCAGCTGGAGAACAGGAGCCAGTAGATGAAGCTTTGCTGCCAGCCCAGGGCCAGGGTAACCTCGAGTCCCCTCCACCTGATGCTAGCTCAAGCCAAGAAGGGCCAGCCCAGGGGACACAGCCTGAGGTAGAGACAGCGGGGGCCTGCTCCTGGCCCCAAGAGCTTCCCCAGTCCCCCAGGGCCCGACAACCTGAGCTAGACTTCTACTGTGTAAAGTGGATCCCCTGGAAGGGAGAACGGACACCCATCATCACCCAGAGCACTAACGGCCCTTGCCCTCTCATCGCCATCATGAACATCCTTTTCCTTCAGTGGAAG GTGAAGCTGCCACCTCAGAAGGAAGTGATCGCATCAGATGAGCTCATGGCCCATCTTG GAGACTGCCTTCTATCCATCAAGCCCCAGGAGAAGTCAGAAGGACTTCAGCTTAATTTTCAGCAG AATGTGGACGATGCAATGACAGTGCTGCCTAAACTGGCCACAGGTCTGGATGTCAATGTGCGATTCACAGGTGTCTCTGATTTTGAGTATACACCTGAGTGCAGCATCTTTGACCTCCTAGGCATACCTCTGTACCATGGCTGGCTTGTTGATCCACAG AGTCCTGAGGCTGTGAGTGCAGTTGGGAAACTGAGTTATAACCAACTGGTAGAGAAGATCATCACCTGCAAGCACTCCAGTGACACCAACCTCGTGACAGAAG GCCTGATTGCAGAGCAGTTCCTGGAGACCACCGCTGCACAGCTGACCTACCATGGTCTGTGTGAGCTAACAACAGCTGCCAAGGAGGGCGAACTTAGCGTCTTTTTCCGGAACAACCACTTTAGCACTATGACTAAGCACAAG GGTCACTTGTACCTACTGGTCACCGACCAGGGCTTTCTACAGGAGGAGCAAGTGGTGTGGGAGAGCCTGCACAACGTGGACGGAGACAGCTGTTTCTGTGACTCTGACTTTCACCTAAGTCACTCCCTAGGCAAGGGACCTGGAGCAGAAGGTGGGAGTGGCTCCCCAGAAAAGCAGCGGCAGGTGGACCAG GACTACCTGATCGCCTTGTCCCTGCAGCAGCAGCCGTCCTCGCAAGGCACATTGGGTCTTAGCGACCTGGAGCTGGCCCAGCAACTTCAGCAAGAGGAGTACCAACAGCACCAAGCCGCCCAGCCCGTGGCAGCACGTGCCCTGTTACCGCAG GGGAGAGGAGCTGCATTTGGACGCCCAGCTGCCGAGCGTCGGCAGAGGCCGAAGCAAGAGTCCGACTGTGTCCTCCTGTAG
- the MINDY1 gene encoding ubiquitin carboxyl-terminal hydrolase MINDY-1 isoform X3, giving the protein MAHLGDCLLSIKPQEKSEGLQLNFQQNVDDAMTVLPKLATGLDVNVRFTGVSDFEYTPECSIFDLLGIPLYHGWLVDPQSPEAVSAVGKLSYNQLVEKIITCKHSSDTNLVTEGLIAEQFLETTAAQLTYHGLCELTTAAKEGELSVFFRNNHFSTMTKHKGHLYLLVTDQGFLQEEQVVWESLHNVDGDSCFCDSDFHLSHSLGKGPGAEGGSGSPEKQRQVDQDYLIALSLQQQPSSQGTLGLSDLELAQQLQQEEYQQHQAAQPVAARALLPQGRGAAFGRPAAERRQRPKQESDCVLL; this is encoded by the exons ATGGCCCATCTTG GAGACTGCCTTCTATCCATCAAGCCCCAGGAGAAGTCAGAAGGACTTCAGCTTAATTTTCAGCAG AATGTGGACGATGCAATGACAGTGCTGCCTAAACTGGCCACAGGTCTGGATGTCAATGTGCGATTCACAGGTGTCTCTGATTTTGAGTATACACCTGAGTGCAGCATCTTTGACCTCCTAGGCATACCTCTGTACCATGGCTGGCTTGTTGATCCACAG AGTCCTGAGGCTGTGAGTGCAGTTGGGAAACTGAGTTATAACCAACTGGTAGAGAAGATCATCACCTGCAAGCACTCCAGTGACACCAACCTCGTGACAGAAG GCCTGATTGCAGAGCAGTTCCTGGAGACCACCGCTGCACAGCTGACCTACCATGGTCTGTGTGAGCTAACAACAGCTGCCAAGGAGGGCGAACTTAGCGTCTTTTTCCGGAACAACCACTTTAGCACTATGACTAAGCACAAG GGTCACTTGTACCTACTGGTCACCGACCAGGGCTTTCTACAGGAGGAGCAAGTGGTGTGGGAGAGCCTGCACAACGTGGACGGAGACAGCTGTTTCTGTGACTCTGACTTTCACCTAAGTCACTCCCTAGGCAAGGGACCTGGAGCAGAAGGTGGGAGTGGCTCCCCAGAAAAGCAGCGGCAGGTGGACCAG GACTACCTGATCGCCTTGTCCCTGCAGCAGCAGCCGTCCTCGCAAGGCACATTGGGTCTTAGCGACCTGGAGCTGGCCCAGCAACTTCAGCAAGAGGAGTACCAACAGCACCAAGCCGCCCAGCCCGTGGCAGCACGTGCCCTGTTACCGCAG GGGAGAGGAGCTGCATTTGGACGCCCAGCTGCCGAGCGTCGGCAGAGGCCGAAGCAAGAGTCCGACTGTGTCCTCCTGTAG
- the MINDY1 gene encoding ubiquitin carboxyl-terminal hydrolase MINDY-1 isoform X2, giving the protein MEHHEPEHPVRGEARTAEVVVPENHEVLSEPSEPPQDKDAEEADGAAGEQEPVDEALLPAQGQGNLESPPPDASSSQEGPAQGTQPEVETAGACSWPQELPQSPRARQPELDFYCVKWIPWKGERTPIITQSTNGPCPLIAIMNILFLQWKVKLPPQKEVIASDELMAHLGDCLLSIKPQEKSEGLQLNFQQSPEAVSAVGKLSYNQLVEKIITCKHSSDTNLVTEGLIAEQFLETTAAQLTYHGLCELTTAAKEGELSVFFRNNHFSTMTKHKGHLYLLVTDQGFLQEEQVVWESLHNVDGDSCFCDSDFHLSHSLGKGPGAEGGSGSPEKQRQVDQDYLIALSLQQQPSSQGTLGLSDLELAQQLQQEEYQQHQAAQPVAARALLPQGRGAAFGRPAAERRQRPKQESDCVLL; this is encoded by the exons ATGGAACACCATGAGCCTGAGCATCCAGTCCGTGGTGAGGCCAGGACTGCGGAAGTGGTCGTCCCTGAAAACCATGAGGTCCTGTCAGAACCCAGTGAGCCCCCTCAGGATAAGGATGCCGAAGAGGCTGATGGGGCAGCTGGAGAACAGGAGCCAGTAGATGAAGCTTTGCTGCCAGCCCAGGGCCAGGGTAACCTCGAGTCCCCTCCACCTGATGCTAGCTCAAGCCAAGAAGGGCCAGCCCAGGGGACACAGCCTGAGGTAGAGACAGCGGGGGCCTGCTCCTGGCCCCAAGAGCTTCCCCAGTCCCCCAGGGCCCGACAACCTGAGCTAGACTTCTACTGTGTAAAGTGGATCCCCTGGAAGGGAGAACGGACACCCATCATCACCCAGAGCACTAACGGCCCTTGCCCTCTCATCGCCATCATGAACATCCTTTTCCTTCAGTGGAAG GTGAAGCTGCCACCTCAGAAGGAAGTGATCGCATCAGATGAGCTCATGGCCCATCTTG GAGACTGCCTTCTATCCATCAAGCCCCAGGAGAAGTCAGAAGGACTTCAGCTTAATTTTCAGCAG AGTCCTGAGGCTGTGAGTGCAGTTGGGAAACTGAGTTATAACCAACTGGTAGAGAAGATCATCACCTGCAAGCACTCCAGTGACACCAACCTCGTGACAGAAG GCCTGATTGCAGAGCAGTTCCTGGAGACCACCGCTGCACAGCTGACCTACCATGGTCTGTGTGAGCTAACAACAGCTGCCAAGGAGGGCGAACTTAGCGTCTTTTTCCGGAACAACCACTTTAGCACTATGACTAAGCACAAG GGTCACTTGTACCTACTGGTCACCGACCAGGGCTTTCTACAGGAGGAGCAAGTGGTGTGGGAGAGCCTGCACAACGTGGACGGAGACAGCTGTTTCTGTGACTCTGACTTTCACCTAAGTCACTCCCTAGGCAAGGGACCTGGAGCAGAAGGTGGGAGTGGCTCCCCAGAAAAGCAGCGGCAGGTGGACCAG GACTACCTGATCGCCTTGTCCCTGCAGCAGCAGCCGTCCTCGCAAGGCACATTGGGTCTTAGCGACCTGGAGCTGGCCCAGCAACTTCAGCAAGAGGAGTACCAACAGCACCAAGCCGCCCAGCCCGTGGCAGCACGTGCCCTGTTACCGCAG GGGAGAGGAGCTGCATTTGGACGCCCAGCTGCCGAGCGTCGGCAGAGGCCGAAGCAAGAGTCCGACTGTGTCCTCCTGTAG